One window of Branchiostoma lanceolatum isolate klBraLanc5 chromosome 8, klBraLanc5.hap2, whole genome shotgun sequence genomic DNA carries:
- the LOC136439989 gene encoding uncharacterized protein: MKSYGLRDWSAVILQVQLCLRAILPTLSAEADVTGLTELLPTESAGLRYCSLFGNRAPKPEHKLVSCPWFRLDSCCYQEEVDRLFPIVTPPKGADQVCRDHLYYLKCYICSPHQHLFYHEETVTMCEEFCDSIFWACANATLEGERISDLYSNGREYCLGRKFRVEKESGGTCYTVPIVAEEAASSANSRHHAAAGIIAPLITSWTLFITAKLTLP, encoded by the exons ATGAAGAGTTACGGGCTACGGGACTGGTCAGCGGTTATCTTACAAGTCCAGCTCTGCCTCAGAGCGATCCTGCCAACTCTCAGCGCGGAGGCCGACGTGACCGGGCTGACAGAACTCCTCCCCACCGAGTCCGCCGGGCTGCGCTACTGCAGCCTCTTCGGCAACCGCGCGCCCAAGCCCGAGCACAAGCTGGTGTCCTGCCCCTGGTTCCGCCTCGACTCCTGCTGCTACCAGGAGGAGGTCGACAG GCTGTTTCCGATCGTGACGCCGCCCAAAGGCGCGGACCAGGTGTGCCGAGACCACCTGTACTACCTGAAGTGTTACATCTGTTCCCCCCATCAGCACCTGTTCTACCACGAGGAGACCGTCACCATGTGCGAGGAGTTCTGCGACAGCATCTTCTGGGCGTGCGCCAACGCCACGTTAGAGGGGGAGCGCATCAG CGACCTGTACTCTAACGGGAGGGAGTACTGCCTGGGCCGGAAGTTTCGCGTGGAGAAGGAGAGTGGCGGCACGTGCTACACGGTTCCCATCGTGGCGGAGGAGGCGGCCAGCTCAGCGAACAGTCGCCATCATGCCGCGGCAGGGATAATTGCTCCTCTGATCACATCATGGACGCTTTTCATTACGGCGAAGTTAACGTTGCCGTGA
- the LOC136439973 gene encoding uncharacterized protein isoform X2 translates to MQAEWVEIANDLTPAECRRLLAALRVVTFELPEDVLGSPDDQPRVQSSDDCLSRLRAWRHGEGRQVDWPHIALRLREINRPDVAERISDEVADVRQHDVNNLFLSNPFHDMIKHHRSSFLVEHGGDKAAPHGQRDVMSARRKRHLYWRLRPWHIGRHAVKYAPQAEKAKKRKKKHESAWLVAMVVVPCAVVAMTTVLLGILWAYMYWKHGKHFRLRWIFSLTRNDMKLYRQRRRSRRVSRKTSRNEVVRMKQDPIFEPLEDQVYPGCISVQAVSDMSADASMDVGTINPVALATDTMPLFGEKDFSDNVTGSKRRRSKDSVICDETRTTEKPSIPPLHLPPEDAGNESGVWMCPSHDSTDECPICQYLVTSVNVTDSLSSLSPSPSESSLTSLPSRWDVHSVGV, encoded by the exons ATGCAGGCGGAGTGGGTGGAGATAGCGAACGACCTCACCCCCGCGGAGTGCCGGCGCCTCCTGGCGGCGCTACGTGTCGTCACCTTCGAGCTGCCAGAGGACGTCCTCGGCTCGCCCGACGACCAGCCTCGTGTCCAGTCGTCGGACGACTGTTTATCCCGACTGCGGGCCTGGCGACATGGCGAGGGCCGCCAGGTGGACTGGCCTCACATCGCCCTGAGACTGCGTGAGATCAATCGACCAGATGTGGCGGAGA GAATATCTGACGAGGTAGCAGACGTTCGCCAACACGATGTCAACAACCTGTTCCTCAGCAACCCCTTCCATGACATGATCAAGCACCACAGGTCGTCATTCCTGGTGGAGCACGGGGGTGACAAGGCCGCACCTCACGGGCAGCGTGACGTCATGTCGGCAAGGAGAAAAAGGCATCTATATT GGAGACTCAGACCCTGGCATATCGGACGACATGCAGTAAAATACGCACCACAGGCGGAAAAAGcgaaaaagagaaagaagaaacatgagtcgGCCTGGCTGGTGGCCATGGTGGTGGTGCCGTGTGCAGTAGTCGCCATGACAACCGTGCTCCTGGGCATCCTCTGGGCCTACATGTACTGGAAGCATGG GAAACATTTTCGTCTGAGATGGATATTCAGCCTGACAAGAAACGACATGAAGTTGTATCGGCAGAGAAGACGTTCGCGCCGGGTCTCAAGAAAGACAAGTCGTAACGAAGTTGTCAGAATGAAACAAGACCCGATCTTTGAGCCACTGGAAGACCAGGTTTACCCAGGATGCATCTCGGTGCAGGCGGTATCAGACATGTCTGCAGACGCTTCTATGGACGTCGGCACCATTAATCCAGTTGCCTTGGCAACCGACACAATGCCCTTATTCGGAGAAAAAGATTTTTCCGACAATGTGACCGGATCGAAAAGAAGAAGGAGCAAGGACTCTGTCATATG TGACGAAACAAGAACAACAGAGAAGCCCTCCATTCCGCCCCTACACCTGCCACCTGAGGACGCTGGGAACGAGAGCGGGGTGTGGATGTGCCCCTCCCACGACAGCACAGACGAGTGTCCGATCTGCCAGTACCTGGTGACCTCTGTCAATGTCACGGACAGCTTGAGTTCGCTCAGTCCGTCTCCCAGTGAGTCAAGCCTTACCAGCCTGCCATCTAGGTGGGACGTACACTCGGTGGGGGTGTAG
- the LOC136439973 gene encoding uncharacterized protein isoform X1, producing the protein MMLHKNLAILYLNVAWFFLAVSDNEERMQAEWVEIANDLTPAECRRLLAALRVVTFELPEDVLGSPDDQPRVQSSDDCLSRLRAWRHGEGRQVDWPHIALRLREINRPDVAERISDEVADVRQHDVNNLFLSNPFHDMIKHHRSSFLVEHGGDKAAPHGQRDVMSARRKRHLYWRLRPWHIGRHAVKYAPQAEKAKKRKKKHESAWLVAMVVVPCAVVAMTTVLLGILWAYMYWKHGKHFRLRWIFSLTRNDMKLYRQRRRSRRVSRKTSRNEVVRMKQDPIFEPLEDQVYPGCISVQAVSDMSADASMDVGTINPVALATDTMPLFGEKDFSDNVTGSKRRRSKDSVICDETRTTEKPSIPPLHLPPEDAGNESGVWMCPSHDSTDECPICQYLVTSVNVTDSLSSLSPSPSESSLTSLPSRWDVHSVGV; encoded by the exons ATGATGTTGCATAAGAACCTGGCTATTCTGTACTTGAACGTCGCATGGTTCTTCCTAGCTGTATCAG ACAATGAAGAGCGAATGCAGGCGGAGTGGGTGGAGATAGCGAACGACCTCACCCCCGCGGAGTGCCGGCGCCTCCTGGCGGCGCTACGTGTCGTCACCTTCGAGCTGCCAGAGGACGTCCTCGGCTCGCCCGACGACCAGCCTCGTGTCCAGTCGTCGGACGACTGTTTATCCCGACTGCGGGCCTGGCGACATGGCGAGGGCCGCCAGGTGGACTGGCCTCACATCGCCCTGAGACTGCGTGAGATCAATCGACCAGATGTGGCGGAGA GAATATCTGACGAGGTAGCAGACGTTCGCCAACACGATGTCAACAACCTGTTCCTCAGCAACCCCTTCCATGACATGATCAAGCACCACAGGTCGTCATTCCTGGTGGAGCACGGGGGTGACAAGGCCGCACCTCACGGGCAGCGTGACGTCATGTCGGCAAGGAGAAAAAGGCATCTATATT GGAGACTCAGACCCTGGCATATCGGACGACATGCAGTAAAATACGCACCACAGGCGGAAAAAGcgaaaaagagaaagaagaaacatgagtcgGCCTGGCTGGTGGCCATGGTGGTGGTGCCGTGTGCAGTAGTCGCCATGACAACCGTGCTCCTGGGCATCCTCTGGGCCTACATGTACTGGAAGCATGG GAAACATTTTCGTCTGAGATGGATATTCAGCCTGACAAGAAACGACATGAAGTTGTATCGGCAGAGAAGACGTTCGCGCCGGGTCTCAAGAAAGACAAGTCGTAACGAAGTTGTCAGAATGAAACAAGACCCGATCTTTGAGCCACTGGAAGACCAGGTTTACCCAGGATGCATCTCGGTGCAGGCGGTATCAGACATGTCTGCAGACGCTTCTATGGACGTCGGCACCATTAATCCAGTTGCCTTGGCAACCGACACAATGCCCTTATTCGGAGAAAAAGATTTTTCCGACAATGTGACCGGATCGAAAAGAAGAAGGAGCAAGGACTCTGTCATATG TGACGAAACAAGAACAACAGAGAAGCCCTCCATTCCGCCCCTACACCTGCCACCTGAGGACGCTGGGAACGAGAGCGGGGTGTGGATGTGCCCCTCCCACGACAGCACAGACGAGTGTCCGATCTGCCAGTACCTGGTGACCTCTGTCAATGTCACGGACAGCTTGAGTTCGCTCAGTCCGTCTCCCAGTGAGTCAAGCCTTACCAGCCTGCCATCTAGGTGGGACGTACACTCGGTGGGGGTGTAG
- the LOC136440619 gene encoding four-jointed box protein 1-like — translation MAQTFEQTEETRRGRPNIMESASVFTENPTHQRGILTKPITAKPTRATIGPTGEQHSARERRVTLENRHGFPIVEDDIFWSRELEDALPKGFSEVEADAWMDRTRKSQVTSMHWATWRTCGQGKNKYVRLTDGSTVCARYRHPFTLQIQDQILSDPEWSSWAAWAVNTETHVFNVKSDTCTSFVLPKGELYSYYLGRLLGIDHVPPVVLAVVNGTAPLWLRVGPLLPQMQWEQGVLVALIRWIDGLQRGKMPVPLLEGEVSGQDRRLLAMGELQLQELVQWSDLIILDYITANSDRVASNQDAADLNNDPVQMRKYIHNLQKSQHNGAIWLIDNESGLIDGYMLLKERKNGGRFTRFHRTMLEKMCLFRRSTVKRVEELYSLGTGAAEFLLRTVADHEPLAGLLPAVPPRIHLDRTLADRIAHVYNRIRHCMLANMSSMY, via the exons ATGGCACAGACATTTGAGCAG ACTGAGGAGACCAGAAGAGGAAGACCCAATATTATGGAGTCAGCGTCGGTTTTCACAGAGAACCCAACACACCAGAGAGGCATCCTCACGAAACCTATCACTGCCAAACCGACCCGCGCTACGATAGGACCAACAGGAGAACAGCACTCCGCGAGGGAGAGGAGGGTCACACTGGAGAACCGACACGGTTTTCCTATCGTCGAGGACGACATCTTCTGGTCGAGAGAACTAGAGGACGCCCTTCctaaag GATTCAGCGAGGTCGAGGCTGACGCCTGGATGGACAGGACAAGGAAGTCACAGGTGACGTCCATGCACTGGGCAACATGGCGGACGTGCGGACAGGGCAAGAACAAATACGTGCGTCTGACTGACGGGTCCACGGTCTGCGCACGGTACAGGCACCCGTTCACACTGCAGATCCAGG accagattttgtcGGACCCTGAGTGGTCGTCTTGGGCAGCTTGGGCTGTAAACACTGAAACACATGTATTCAACGTAAAATCTGACACATGTACGTCATTTGTCTTGCCCAAAGGCGAGTTGTACTCGTACTACCTGGGTCGTCTGCTGGGCATAGACCATGTACCACCTGTCGTCCTTGCGGTAGTGAACGGTACTGCACCGCTGTGGCTACGTGTCGGCCCCCTGCTGCCCCAAATGCAATGGGAACAGGGCGTCCTGGTGGCGCTCATCCGCTGGATAGACGGTTTGCAGAG AGGGAAGATGCCCGTTCCTCTTCTGGAGGGAGAGGTGTCGGGACAGGACCGCCGCCTGCTGGCCATGGGGGAACTGCAGCTGCAGGAGCTGGTACAGTGGAGCGACCTGATTATCCTGGATTACATCACCGCCAACTCGGACAG AGTGGCGTCAAACCAAGACGCAGCCGACCTCAACAACGACCCGGTCCAGATGAGGAAATACATCCACAACCTCCAAAAGTCCCAACACAATGGCGCCATCTGGCTAATAG ACAACGAAAGTGGACTTATCGACGGGTACATGTTGCTTAAGGAAAGGAAAAACGGCGGCAGATTCACCCGCTTCCACAG AACTATGTTGGAGAAGATGTGTTTGTTCCGGAGATCGACAGTGAAGCGAGTGGAGGAGTTGTACAGTCTCGGTACCGGGGCGGCGGAGTTCCTTCTGCGGACCGTGGCTGACCACGAGCCGCTGGCCGGACTACTGCCCGCCGTGCCGCCCAGGATTCACCTGGACAGGACCCTGGCGGACAGAATAGCACACGTGTACAACAGGATACGGCACTGCATGCTGGCGAACATGTCATCGATGTACTGA